A genomic segment from uncultured Marinifilum sp. encodes:
- a CDS encoding ABC-three component system middle component 6 has protein sequence MLLPDNMHPENSIYYNGAIVLQVLQKTNGLDIVNLYQEVKQMKELTFSVFILCLDWLYIANIAEVKEGRVELCS, from the coding sequence ATGCTTCTTCCTGATAATATGCACCCAGAAAATAGCATCTATTATAATGGTGCAATTGTATTACAAGTTCTTCAAAAAACGAATGGACTTGATATAGTAAACCTTTATCAAGAAGTAAAACAAATGAAGGAACTGACATTTTCAGTCTTTATTCTTTGCTTGGATTGGTTGTATATTGCAAATATTGCAGAAGTTAAAGAAGGGAGAGTTGAATTATGTTCTTAA
- a CDS encoding ABC-three component system protein: MNRNLYFNYIEKELHVLARRIETRGKLNILDLHLHSENFYLHLLNLLYGYSLENLNAKLQNVEAIDLIDHTNKIVVQVSATCTKQKVESALSKKLLNNYKGYSFKFISISKDASDLRKKTFKNPFSLTFVPIADIVDVTSVLNTTLSKKAVEIKEVYRFIKEELGGEVDIVKLDSNLASVINILSKEKWDERNESESVNSFEIERKITHNDLKDSKDIIDEYCVFYKKVDEKYSEFDTSGVNKSTSVLRSIRKEYRNLKNSGTADFVFQEVIEKIKEKVLESPNFEEIPIDELELCIDILVVDAFIRCKIFENPQNYNYASS; this comes from the coding sequence ATGAATAGAAACCTTTATTTCAATTACATAGAAAAAGAACTCCATGTTTTAGCAAGGAGGATTGAAACTAGGGGAAAGCTGAATATATTAGACTTGCATTTACATTCAGAGAATTTCTATTTGCACCTTTTAAATTTATTGTATGGCTATTCGCTTGAGAATTTAAATGCAAAGTTGCAAAACGTTGAAGCAATAGATTTAATAGACCATACAAACAAGATAGTTGTTCAGGTATCAGCAACTTGCACGAAACAAAAAGTTGAATCGGCTCTATCAAAAAAACTATTGAATAATTATAAAGGTTATTCATTTAAATTCATCTCTATTTCAAAGGATGCTTCTGATTTAAGAAAAAAAACGTTTAAGAATCCCTTTTCTTTGACTTTTGTACCTATTGCAGACATAGTTGATGTTACTTCTGTGCTGAATACAACTTTAAGCAAAAAAGCAGTTGAAATAAAAGAGGTATACAGATTCATAAAAGAAGAGCTTGGAGGGGAAGTTGATATTGTTAAGCTTGATTCAAATCTTGCTTCTGTAATAAACATACTTTCCAAAGAAAAATGGGATGAAAGAAATGAAAGTGAGTCTGTTAATAGTTTTGAAATTGAGCGTAAAATCACACATAATGACCTAAAGGATTCAAAAGATATAATTGATGAATATTGTGTGTTTTATAAAAAAGTTGATGAAAAATATTCTGAATTTGACACTTCTGGAGTTAATAAAAGTACATCGGTATTGAGAAGCATTCGAAAAGAATATCGTAATCTAAAAAACTCTGGTACAGCTGATTTTGTTTTTCAAGAAGTTATTGAGAAAATAAAGGAAAAGGTGCTTGAAAGTCCTAATTTTGAAGAAATCCCTATTGATGAATTAGAACTATGTATTGATATTCTTGTTGTCGATGCATTTATAAGATGTAAAATATTCGAAAACCCTCAAAATTATAATTATGCTTCTTCCTGA